Proteins co-encoded in one Rhopalosiphum maidis isolate BTI-1 chromosome 2, ASM367621v3, whole genome shotgun sequence genomic window:
- the LOC113550904 gene encoding signal recognition particle 19 kDa protein has translation MSSIYAEKKPSDRSRWICIYPAYLNNKKTLAEGRIVPKKFAVENPTYQEILEVVKASGFNAEVENKQYSRECSKEWHFRGRIRVQLKNDDGTPFNQMFPSRESLMKHCGVQIPKLKSRVMKVAGPEQHQNKNEPSGSKKKKGRK, from the exons atgtctAGCATTTACGCCGAAAAGAAACCAAGTGATCGGTCCAG GTGGATATGCATATACCCAgcgtatttgaataataaaaaaacgttgGCCGAGGGACGTATCGTACCGAAAAAATTTGCAGTGGAAAATCCTACTTACCAAGAAATTCTCGAAGTGGTTAAGGCATCTGGTTTCAACGCTGAAGTTGAAAACAAGCAGTATTCCCGTGAATGTAGCAAGGAATGGCACTTTCGTGGTCGGATACGTGTGCAACTTAAAAATGATGACGGAACACCTTTCAACCAAATGTTTCCTTCGA gaGAGAGTTTGATGAAACATTGTGGTGTACAAATACCAAAACTAAAAAGTCGTGTTATGAAAGTAGCTGGCCCTGAACaacatcaaaacaaaaatgaaccAAGTGGaagcaaaaagaaaaaaggtcgtaaataa
- the LOC113553056 gene encoding zinc finger protein 830 translates to MASMSAAKKKQVSQNELRLLMLKQKLQTQRVKKKIESPLAKYSINGQLSCIVCKLNIKDDSLWSVHISSKVHKENISKRKPESSKMTERLAVTTESLKRTLPKQESFVPPKKLKGILKNYKAPPERVPNDFFQSPTPTSSENRNVNQETDEKMDEQTENIDDINLDKGELPKGFFDDPMLDAKIRNEEYVSSIDEEFIKFQKEIKEENMLSEQIMADNEDETTYGRQVEEIDEQIKHWSKVIELEKKREKIALATENMNIMEIKNESDEAEESDGSDMDEFIDWRSKK, encoded by the exons ATGGCATCAATGAGTGCTGCGAAAAAGAAACAAGTGTCTCAAAATGAGCTGCGTTTATTAATGCTCAAGCAAAAACTTCAGACTCAAAGGGTGAAAAAGAAAATCGAGTCACCATTGGCAAA atatagCATAAATGGTCAACTGTCTTGTATTGTGtgcaaattaaacataaaagatGATTCTTTATGGAGTGTTCATATCTCTTCCAAGGTTCACAAGGAAAACATTTCCAAACGTAAACCAGAGTCATCAAAAATGACTGAAAGGTTAGCAGTGACTACGGAAAGTTTAAAACGTACTCTACCTAAACAAGAAAGTTTTGTTccaccaaaaaaattaaaag gtattttaaaaaattataaagctcCACCAGAAAGAGTTCCTAATGATTTCTTCCAAAGCCCAACTCCAACTTCATCAGAAAATAGAAATGTTAATCAAGAAACTGACGAAAAAATGGATGAACAAACAGAGAATATTGATGATATAAATCTTGATAAAGGTGAACTTCCAAAAGGATTTTTTGATGATCCTATGTTAGATGCTAAG atTCGAAATGAGGAGTATGTCAGCTCAATTGAtgaagaatttataaaatttcaaaaagaaattaaagaaGAGAACATGTTATCTGAACAAATAATGGCAGATAATGAAGATGAAACTACTTATGGGCGACAAGTAGAAGAAATTGATGAACAAATCAAACATTGGTCAAA AGTTATCGAACTGGAGAagaaaagagaaaaaattGCTTTAGCTAcagaaaatatgaatatcatggaaattaaaaatgaatcagATGAAGCCGAAGAATCTGATGGTTCAGATATGGACGAGTTTATTGATTGGCggtcaaaaaaatga